The Bosea beijingensis genome contains the following window.
CGAGCGTATCGCCAACGCGATCCGGAGGACCTTGTTCGAGACATCCAGTCTCTCCAGCTTCTTCGACGTCCACGACATCTCGCCGGGCCTCCGCTTCGACAAGGTCATCGTCCATAAGATCCGCACGAGCGCCGTCGTGGCCATTCACACCGACAGCTTCTCGTCCCGTGAGTGGTGTCGGCGAGAGATCATCGAGGCGAAGAGGGCCAGTGTGCCTCTCGTGATCGCAAATTGCCTTACGGACCTGGATGAGCGTGGCTTTCCGTATATGGGCAACGTACCCGTCGTGAGGATGGATCCCGCACAGCTCGATCGTATTGAGCAAGTCATCGGTCATCTGTTGGACGAGGTTTTAAAGGATTTCCTGTGGCGCTGTCGCATCGCTCTGCTTGAAGAGCCGGCCGACGGGACCGTACAATACCTACCGCGTCCACCGGAGCTGATCTCCCTCGTCGGGCTCGACAGATCGAAAAGCAACGCAGTCACGGTCGTCTATCCCGACCCGCCTCTCGGCGCCGAAGAACAACGCTTGTTTGAGGAGCTAGTGCCGGACTTGCGTATGAGGAGCCTCACCGAATGGATCGCTCTTTCGGGAGACGGCGCGTGAGCTACAACGAACCCCTCAGCGATCGGACGATCGCGATCTCGATCTCCGAAAGTACGGACATGGCGGCGCTGGGCCTTGCGCCGGAGCATCTGCGAGACGCGGCTGCCGAGATAGCCCGCCACCTACTGGCGCTAGGCGCCCGGCTGGCCTACGGCGGCGACCTCCGGGATGATGGCTTCACCGAGTTGCTCTTCGAATTGGTTACCCGGCATCGTAGGGACGCGGACGCTGGCGACCGGCGGGCTTCCATCGTCAATTACCTTCCTTGGCCCTCGATCTCTTCGCTTTCATTGGCGGACTTGAAGGAGAAGCGCGCGAGGACCGAAGGCTTGGTCGAGTTCAAGTTTCTTGACTTGGACGGCCATGTCATCCCTGTGGATCGACTGGGAGATGCCTTGGCTCGGCATTCGTCGGCAGGCATCGAACAGCAACTGACCGCTATGCGCCGTCTAATCGTGCGTGAAACCGATGCGCTTGTCGCTCTCGGTGGGCGCGTCGAGGGCTTCAAAGGCAAAATGCCTGGCGTTGCCGAAGAGGTCCTTAGCGCTATCGTAGCGGAGAGGCCGCTTTACCTTATGGGTGGGTTCGGTGGCTGTGCGCGAGACATCGCCGCTGAAATGCGGCTTCTTCCGGGCGAAGGCGGTGGTCTCCGCTGGAAAGGTCGCGACAACTTCGGCGATCACGGTTTGTCGGCTTTGAGGAACGGTTTGGAGAGAGACGAGAGCCATAGCTTGGCGAGGACCGCGCACGTGGATCAAGCGGTGGCTTTGATCGTGCGCGGCCTAGTCAGGTGCGCTAGGGGATAGGAAAGGGCCGTCTGAACGCACTGCTGGAGTTGGCAAGGTTCTGTGTATTGGCTACTGAGCCGTGTCAGATCTAGCTCCGAACCTACATCTTTTCGGGCACAACCGCAGATGTCAGGCACCAGTGCTTGTTCAGGTACTCACCCCGAAAATACATGGTCCGCTCTAATGCCGTGAGACCGGTCGCCAAACTGGCCGGCGAGTCAAGAAACCAGCCCGCCTCGCGGGGGGCATCCTCCTCCAAGCCTCGTAAGCCCTCAGCCATCTGTCGCATTTGTTCCGGCATTCCGGACCACCAGCGAGACGATCTTCGCAAGCGCCGTCGCAAGCGGCAGCGTCGAGCCAGGCCTGCACGTCGTCGTCGGTGACGCCGATCTCGCGGTGTCATACCCGACCGTGTCCGATCAGACCGCCTTGTGTCCGCCACGGGTCGAAGTGCCTCCTTTAACCTAGTGGCCGTAATGTCCGCTTACTGGCAAGACTCCAATGTCTGTAGTTGTGAAGGGTTTCGGATGCCGGTCCGTGCGGGCGGGGTCTGACCGGGCTGAGGGCCGGCGTCCGAAAGCCTCCAGGGGAGGAAGCCGCGGCCCGGGGTCGTGCGCTATGGGGATTTCGCCGCGCGGCCTGGTCGGCGGGATCGTGCGAGGCGCGGGACGGCGGCGCGATGCTCCGACCGAGATGCCCGGGAGCCCGCACTTGGCCTCGCATTGGATATATTCGAGCCTGCGGTGATCTCTGTTTCCGCCATCGGGGCGAACGGGCTTGCCCGCTCTCTGGCTGAGACCGGCGGTGGTCCGTCTGGGTGGCTCCCCGGCGCCGTCGTCATGATGTGTCGATCCTGACGGCGACGATGGTGCGCGGCGCTGTGCCCGGAGCGAAGCGCTCGACGATGATCATGCGACCACCGCAGCATGGGCAAGGTGACCTCCGCTCGTCGACCAGATCGGATTGTTCGGCCGAGAACTCAGCTTCACGATCTGCCGTCGTTGCGGCCGGCGTCGGCGCCGCGATGATCTGCCTGATGCGGGCGATGGTGCCGGCGCGCCGGCTGGAGGCGAGCAGGCCGTAGTGGCGGATACGGTGGAAGCCGTCGGGCAGGATGTGGAGCAGAAAGCGGCGGATGAACTCGTGGGCCGCCAGCGTCATGGTCTTGCGCCAGGCCTTGCCGGCGGAGCGGGCGCGATAATCCTTCCAGCGGAACGTGACCCCGTGCCGATCCAAGGCGACGAGGCGGCTGTTGGCGATGGCGACGCGGTGGGTGTAGCGGGCGAGATAGGCCAGCACGGCCTCGGGGCCACCGAAGGGGCGCTTGGCATAGACAACCCAGTCGGCTCGTCGCAGCGGCGCCAGCATGGCGGTGAAGGCATGGGCTTCGGCCAGATGAGCGAGATCGCCATGGAAGGCGAGCCGGCCGGCCGCGTGCAGGGCCGCGAGCCCTTCGAGGAAGAGCCTGCGGAACAGCCGGGAGAGCACGCGCACCGGCAGGAAGAAGCCGGGCCGGCACGCGATCCAGCGCGCGCCGTCCGGCGAGAGGCCGCCGCCGGGCGTGATGATATGGAGATGGGGATGGTGCGTCATCGCCGATCCCCAGGTGTGAAGGACGCTGGTGAAGCCGATGCGGGCGCCGAGATGGCGGGGATCGATCGCGATGGTGGCGAGCGACGCGGCCGCTGCCTTGAACAACAGACCATAGACCTCGGCCTTGTTCTGGAAGGCGATGGCCGCGAGGGGCGCCGGCAAGGTGAAAACGAGATGGTAGTAAGGCACGGGCAGGAGATCGGCTTGCCGGTCCGCCAGCCAGTCCTTCGCCGCCGCGCTCTGGCAGCGTGGGCAGTGGCGGTTGCGGCAGGAGTTGTAGGCGATCGTCGCGTGATCGCAGTCGCCGCAGGCCATGACATGGCCGCCGAGCGCAGCCGTGCGGCAGGCCCGGATCGCACCGATGACCTTGAGCTGGCCGCGGCTGAGCCGGTGGCGCGCGAGGAAGGCGTCGCCATGCCGGTTCAGGATATCCGCGACCTCCAGCGAAGGCCGCGCCATGATCGGCGCGGAGCGTTACGGCGGTGGCGGCGGCGCCAGCAGCGCGAGCGGGCTGGTCACCTCGCGCAGGGTCTTCAGCGCGACGCGGGTATAGACGGCAGTGGTGTCGAGCTTCCTGTGGCCGAGCAGGACCTGGATCACCCGGATATCGGTCTTCCGTTCCAGCAGATGCGTGGCGAAGCTGTGCCGCAGCGTGTGCATCGACACCCGCTTGTCGAGCTTCGCCGCAACGGCTGCGGCATGGCAGGCTCGGTTGAGCTGACGCGTCGTGATCGGCTGGCCCGGCTGCTGGCCGGGAAAGAGCCAGCCGCGCGGCCGCTTCACCCGCCACCATTGTCGCAGCAGATCGAGCAGGTCGGGCGCGAGCATGACATAGCGGTCCTTGCGGCCCTTGCCCTGCTCGACCCGGATCAGCATGCGGGCGCTGTCGATGTCGGCGACCTTGAGGTGGGCGATCTCCGAGACCCGCAGTCCGCAGCCATAGGCGATGCTAAGCGCCGCCCGGTCCTNGGCGCTGTCGATGTCGGCGACCTTGAGGTGGGCGATCTCCGAGACCCGCAGTCCGCAGCCATAGGCGATGCTAAGCGCCGCCCGGTCCTTCAGGCTCCGCGCATGCGCCAGCAACAGCGCGACCTCTTCGGTGCCCAGCACCACCGGCAGGCGCTCCGGCGTCGGGATCCGCGCCATGCGGTCGCCGAACCCGGTCCGACCCAGAGTGACGTGGAAGAAGAACCGTAACGCCGTGCAGGCTTGGTTCATCCGGGCGTAGCTCGCACCAAGCGAAGCCAGGTGAAGCTGGTAGCGTCGCAGATCCTCGGGCTCGGCCCGATCCGGCGACAGGCCGAGGAAGACCGTGAACTCCCGGACCTGCCGCACATAATCGCGCTGCGTGTGCTCGCCAAACCGGCGGATGGTCATGTCCTCGATCATCCGCTGGCGCAGCGGACTGACGGTGACGGCATCGGTCATGGAGGCCTCCAAGGATCAGGGGAAACGACCCCGAAATCCTCGGATGCAGCGCCTCACAGGCGAAATCTCAGCGATGACCGTGCCGCAGCGCCCTGCCGCGAGAGCGGCTTAGTCCGATGGCGCTCCGCGGACGCCAAGCTCCAAATTGCCCTATCGAAGCTTGCCAATCACCCGCGGAACCGATCAAGCGCCGTTAGCCGGACGGTGAGCGGCTCGGCGTCCGCCCACTGATAGATTTCGGTCCGGAGATATCTGAGTTCCTCTTCGTAGAGCTCTTCGTCGATCTCGATCCACCACGCCCGGGGCCTGCCGTCGCTCCCATCGGACCAGCGGTAACCTCGCCCCTTGAGGTGATCCTTCATATCGAACGGCGCATGTTCGGCGTAGATGCGGATTCTGCTGCTTGCACTAGATCGCAAAAGCTCGGCAAACGGTCGAGCTCCGCCAGGCCCCGCAGGCCGTGCCAGCACCTCCAGCAGGGCATTACAATCATCCGTCGCGCGGTGCCCGTCATGGAAGAGCCCGGACTGACCAACAAGGTATCCCAGTTTGTTGCCTTCAAAGCCCACATCGGACCACCGAATCTCTGTCACGGAGCATGCCCAGGCCTTCGACACGAATGCCGGCGAAAGCCGCTCGCAGAACGGCCGATCGAATGCGGCGTTGTGAGCGATGATGAGGTCCGCAGGTTCGATCAGCGCATGGAGCGCGTCGAGATCGATGTCATGACCCGCGACAATCTCGTCGGTAATACCCGTCAGCCGGGTGATTTCGGCGGGAATTGGCTCTGAAGGTTGCCGCAAGCCGCTATAGACGCCGACGACATCGCCAATGGCTCCGTCGCTGTCATAGGTGAAAGCGACTGCGCCGATTTCGATGATCTCGTCGCGAGCGTGCTGCAGACCCGTCGTTTCGGTGTCCACCAACACGGCGAGGTTTGGGAATGGGCTATGGGCTCTCGGGACGATAGGACGAGGAACAAGCCTGCGCAGCACCTTGAAACGACCGGTCTGCTCCAGCCTCTGGGCTGTTGCTTCATCGGCATCGCCGGTCGAAGGTGGCGAGCTAGCACACTTGCGCTTCTTCGGCGATGGCCTTGGCGTTTGCCGGTATCCGGGCGCATCATCGAACAAGTCGATTTGGGTGGACGCGATCTTCATGTCGTGAGGTCGCCGGGCTGATGGAGTCGCCCGGTCCAGGCGATAGTTGTCTTGGCCATCGTCGCGAGATGATCCGCCGCTGAAAAGCCGGACACCCGCTTGCGGGGTTTCAGGTCGTGATCGCCGTCCTTCAACCAGAGGATGTCGATGCGAGGCGACAGGTTGTAGCTCTCGACCTCCTCTCGGCTGCCGAATTCATCCCGCGTCCCCTGCACAATGAGGGTGGACGTCTTGAGGTCGGCAAGGTGGGCGGTCCGCAGCTGCCCGGGCTTGCCTGGCGGATGGAATGGGTAGCCAAGGCAAAGAAGGCCACGGATCCGGCCACTCTCGAACAGTGGATCGGCGACCATGCTCGCGACGCGCCCGCCCATCGATTTGCCGCCAATGACCAGACTCCCGCTGCTGCCGAGCGCGTCGATGGCCGCGAGATACTCTGGCCGCAGCTTGTCTGCGCGTGGCGGTGGCTTGCGCCCTGCCCCGGTGCGCCGCGCCGCCATGTAGTCGAACTCGAAGCGGGCAACACGAAAGCCCTCCCCAGTCAGGGCATTTGCAGCAGCCGTCATTGAGGCAGACTCCATCGGAGCGCCGGCCCCGTGTGCCAGGAGGATCGTCACATCGGCCCGCTCGGGGCCGTCGAAAAGAAACATTGCGCAACCTGCCCGACGCCGAAGCGGCAACCCTATCGTAGCTAACCGTCGGCGTCGAAATCTTCGCAACCAAGCGATGGTGCGACAAGTTCGGACTTCTTGGTTCCCGTGCTCCTGCGCGCGTCAAACCAGCTCGGCTGACGAGATAACGTGGCGACCAGGCTTCGCAGCCACAGCAGCATCGAGCATTGCGGCAGCGATTTTGTCGGCTGGGTTGATGCGCCACCCCCGCGGCAGCATGGGGCTAAGAAGGCGCAGGGCGACTAATGCCAACCGCTCTCCGCGACGAAACTCCTGGCGCTCTCCGCCGATAAGGCCAGGGCGCACAATCGTCAGGGAGGCGAAGTTGAGGCCTGCAATGTCGCGCTCCACCTCGCCCTTTACGCGATTGTAGAAGAAGCGGGACGTCACATCCGCCCCTATCGCTGAATTCAGGACAAAGGCTTTGGCGTGATGCCGAAGCGCCAGCTGTGCGCAGGCGAGCGGATAGTCGTGATCAACCCGGTAGAATCCCGCCTGGGAGCCGGCTGTCTTTATGGTCGTGCCGAGCGCACAGATGACCGCGTCAACCGACCACCAGTCCGCCTCATCGTCCAGGTTCTCGAAATCGATGATTGGTGCCAGGAGTTTGGGATGCTCCGAGAGCGGCCGACGGGTTGGAGCGACCACCTGATCGATGCGGCTATCGGCCAAGGCCAACTGCAGGGCATTCTGACCGACGAGCCCCGTCGCTCCCAGGAGCATCAATTTCATCGC
Protein-coding sequences here:
- a CDS encoding toll/interleukin-1 receptor domain-containing protein; translation: MTLPTRPFIVVYVAWHPAFEQGSEIARAVYDHFRRKLFENASGGAGLSVQYRSQPATGSDAPLPIDFAESDTAAVVVLFDANFANDPSYRQWYDDLAARSDAQGLGTRVFPVAIDDSLTHSGIVEQAVRWDRMKEEVEGRRRKLISELTYQFTRMLRLYLERLRHPGDPDEELGRYLKKVEVFLSHSKRDDDGERIANAIRRTLFETSSLSSFFDVHDISPGLRFDKVIVHKIRTSAVVAIHTDSFSSREWCRREIIEAKRASVPLVIANCLTDLDERGFPYMGNVPVVRMDPAQLDRIEQVIGHLLDEVLKDFLWRCRIALLEEPADGTVQYLPRPPELISLVGLDRSKSNAVTVVYPDPPLGAEEQRLFEELVPDLRMRSLTEWIALSGDGA
- a CDS encoding IS91 family transposase, yielding MARPSLEVADILNRHGDAFLARHRLSRGQLKVIGAIRACRTAALGGHVMACGDCDHATIAYNSCRNRHCPRCQSAAAKDWLADRQADLLPVPYYHLVFTLPAPLAAIAFQNKAEVYGLLFKAAAASLATIAIDPRHLGARIGFTSVLHTWGSAMTHHPHLHIITPGGGLSPDGARWIACRPGFFLPVRVLSRLFRRLFLEGLAALHAAGRLAFHGDLAHLAEAHAFTAMLAPLRRADWVVYAKRPFGGPEAVLAYLARYTHRVAIANSRLVALDRHGVTFRWKDYRARSAGKAWRKTMTLAAHEFIRRFLLHILPDGFHRIRHYGLLASSRRAGTIARIRQIIAAPTPAATTADREAEFSAEQSDLVDERRSPCPCCGGRMIIVERFAPGTAPRTIVAVRIDTS
- a CDS encoding tyrosine-type recombinase/integrase — encoded protein: MTDAVTVSPLRQRMIEDMTIRRFGEHTQRDYVRQVREFTVFLGLSPDRAEPEDLRRYQLHLASLGASYARMNQACTALRFFFHVTLGRTGFGDRMARIPTPERLPVVLGTEEVALLLAHARSLKDRAALSIAYGCGLRVSEIAHLKVADIDSAXDRAALSIAYGCGLRVSEIAHLKVADIDSARMLIRVEQGKGRKDRYVMLAPDLLDLLRQWWRVKRPRGWLFPGQQPGQPITTRQLNRACHAAAVAAKLDKRVSMHTLRHSFATHLLERKTDIRVIQVLLGHRKLDTTAVYTRVALKTLREVTSPLALLAPPPPP
- a CDS encoding 3'-5' exonuclease; amino-acid sequence: MKIASTQIDLFDDAPGYRQTPRPSPKKRKCASSPPSTGDADEATAQRLEQTGRFKVLRRLVPRPIVPRAHSPFPNLAVLVDTETTGLQHARDEIIEIGAVAFTYDSDGAIGDVVGVYSGLRQPSEPIPAEITRLTGITDEIVAGHDIDLDALHALIEPADLIIAHNAAFDRPFCERLSPAFVSKAWACSVTEIRWSDVGFEGNKLGYLVGQSGLFHDGHRATDDCNALLEVLARPAGPGGARPFAELLRSSASSRIRIYAEHAPFDMKDHLKGRGYRWSDGSDGRPRAWWIEIDEELYEEELRYLRTEIYQWADAEPLTVRLTALDRFRG
- a CDS encoding alpha/beta family hydrolase, yielding MFLFDGPERADVTILLAHGAGAPMESASMTAAANALTGEGFRVARFEFDYMAARRTGAGRKPPPRADKLRPEYLAAIDALGSSGSLVIGGKSMGGRVASMVADPLFESGRIRGLLCLGYPFHPPGKPGQLRTAHLADLKTSTLIVQGTRDEFGSREEVESYNLSPRIDILWLKDGDHDLKPRKRVSGFSAADHLATMAKTTIAWTGRLHQPGDLTT
- a CDS encoding NAD-dependent dehydratase, whose protein sequence is MKLMLLGATGLVGQNALQLALADSRIDQVVAPTRRPLSEHPKLLAPIIDFENLDDEADWWSVDAVICALGTTIKTAGSQAGFYRVDHDYPLACAQLALRHHAKAFVLNSAIGADVTSRFFYNRVKGEVERDIAGLNFASLTIVRPGLIGGERQEFRRGERLALVALRLLSPMLPRGWRINPADKIAAAMLDAAVAAKPGRHVISSAELV